Proteins encoded by one window of Geobacter sp. DSM 9736:
- a CDS encoding PAS domain S-box protein, which produces MSDDSRREEELLAELDELRSRLEAAEARLQVSRREGAAEISQSAAAEELARSILDQAGEAIIVCDERFGIVRASRMAQQLSAGAVYGRSFEESFPLLETATGEKLSLQSCHESSRKNVEVQLPEKEGKVRHFLLNVAPLTASHGGTLGCIVTLTDISNQKEAEEALRKSEQRFRSLFENSLDGVLLTVDDGSILAANPAACAMFGMSVEELCRAGGRGIIDENDPSVVAALEERSRTGKLRTEFTVRRKDGTRFPVDAMSVVVGGEMPFSFVIFRDITERRQVENELRRAKEELEQKVAERTVELTDALGHLGDEMAARLEAMEALQEKERMLVHQGRQAAMGEMIGNIAHQWRQPLNVLALIIQDLQLRSDMGQFSKGHFDASARKALDTIHHLSRTIDDFRNFFRPDKERVRFRVAEVLARTLSLLEQSLGNLRIEVKVEVADDPVSIGYPNEYSQVLLNILQNARDALEARRGSTQRAVTIKVFKEGSKAVITVSDNAGGIPAEIISRVFDPYFTTKGPDKGTGLGLFMSKTIIERNMSGKLTVRNIAEGAEFRIETDEASEAAKEAPATTSPAVESTGEPASEGEKPLRFLVAEDDRIAAILLRQLLELRGIGMDLAQTGAEAVELWEKGEYDLIMMDIQMPRMDGLTATRLIREKELQTGEHIPIIAMTAGGFPEDEEKALAAGMDAYFVKPLDLDKDMEMIRKLLNSSD; this is translated from the coding sequence ATGAGTGACGATAGCAGGCGAGAAGAGGAGCTGCTTGCGGAACTGGATGAGCTCCGTAGCCGGCTGGAGGCGGCGGAGGCACGCTTGCAGGTCTCCAGGCGCGAGGGTGCTGCGGAAATTTCGCAATCTGCTGCCGCTGAGGAGCTTGCGCGGTCCATTCTGGACCAGGCGGGGGAAGCGATCATCGTATGCGATGAACGCTTCGGCATCGTCCGGGCCAGCAGGATGGCTCAGCAGCTATCTGCCGGAGCTGTTTACGGCAGGTCCTTCGAAGAAAGCTTTCCGCTGCTGGAGACCGCCACCGGAGAGAAGCTGTCGCTACAATCGTGCCATGAGTCGAGCCGGAAGAATGTGGAGGTGCAACTGCCGGAGAAGGAGGGTAAGGTCCGCCACTTCCTCCTCAATGTGGCCCCTTTGACGGCGTCGCATGGCGGCACACTCGGCTGCATCGTGACGTTGACCGACATCAGCAACCAGAAAGAGGCGGAAGAGGCGCTACGCAAAAGCGAGCAGCGTTTCCGGTCCCTTTTCGAGAATTCGTTGGACGGCGTACTGCTTACAGTTGACGATGGATCCATCCTCGCCGCCAATCCGGCGGCATGCGCCATGTTCGGGATGTCCGTAGAGGAGCTGTGCCGTGCCGGTGGACGGGGTATCATCGACGAGAACGACCCCTCCGTCGTCGCTGCGCTGGAGGAGAGATCCCGCACCGGGAAGCTCAGGACCGAGTTCACCGTCAGGCGGAAGGACGGCACCCGGTTTCCGGTCGATGCCATGTCGGTGGTGGTAGGGGGAGAGATGCCTTTTTCTTTCGTGATCTTCCGGGACATCACCGAACGCAGGCAGGTGGAAAACGAACTCCGGAGAGCGAAGGAAGAGCTGGAGCAGAAGGTCGCGGAACGGACGGTGGAGCTCACAGACGCCCTGGGGCATCTCGGGGACGAGATGGCCGCGCGGCTGGAGGCCATGGAAGCCCTCCAGGAAAAGGAGCGGATGCTCGTTCATCAGGGGCGTCAGGCCGCAATGGGTGAGATGATCGGCAATATCGCGCACCAGTGGCGCCAGCCGCTGAACGTCCTCGCCCTGATAATCCAGGACCTGCAGCTGCGATCGGATATGGGGCAGTTCAGTAAAGGGCATTTCGACGCCTCGGCCCGAAAAGCCCTCGATACCATCCACCACCTGTCCCGCACCATCGATGATTTCAGGAATTTCTTCAGGCCCGACAAGGAGAGGGTCCGGTTCAGGGTCGCGGAGGTGCTTGCCCGCACGCTGTCTCTGCTGGAGCAGAGCTTGGGTAACCTGAGGATCGAAGTCAAAGTCGAGGTTGCCGACGATCCGGTCAGCATCGGGTACCCAAACGAATATTCCCAGGTGCTTCTCAACATTCTCCAGAATGCACGGGATGCTCTCGAAGCCAGGAGAGGGAGCACTCAAAGGGCTGTCACTATCAAGGTCTTCAAGGAAGGCTCCAAAGCCGTCATTACCGTTTCCGATAATGCGGGGGGAATTCCGGCGGAGATCATCAGCCGGGTGTTCGACCCGTACTTCACGACGAAAGGGCCCGACAAGGGCACGGGGCTGGGGCTGTTTATGTCTAAAACCATCATTGAACGGAACATGAGCGGGAAGCTGACTGTCCGCAACATTGCGGAAGGAGCCGAGTTCCGTATCGAAACCGACGAGGCCTCGGAAGCCGCCAAGGAAGCTCCTGCCACCACTTCACCGGCGGTGGAGTCAACCGGCGAGCCGGCGTCTGAGGGCGAAAAACCCCTCCGGTTCCTGGTGGCCGAAGACGACAGAATAGCGGCCATTCTCCTGCGGCAGCTCCTGGAACTTCGCGGTATTGGGATGGACCTGGCGCAGACCGGAGCGGAGGCGGTGGAACTGTGGGAGAAGGGGGAGTACGACCTGATCATGATGGACATACAGATGCCGCGAATGGACGGCCTGACGGCGACCCGTCTGATACGGGAGAAAGAGCTGCAGACCGGTGAGCATATCCCGATTATTGCCATGACCGCGGGCGGATTCCCCGAGGATGAGGAAAAAGCCCTCGCAGCCGGCATGGACGCGTATTTCGTGAAACCCCTGGACCTGGACAAGGACATGGAAATGATCCGGAAGCTGCTGAACAGCTCCGATTAG
- a CDS encoding metal ABC transporter permease yields MDINEILSYGFMQRALVTGVLIAVLCAILGVFLVLRRFSLIGDGLAHVTFGSVALALLLRISPGYVTVAAIPLVLLSSLGILKLSEKARVFGDAAIGIVSSLGIALGVLLASVAGGFNVDLFSYLFGNILSISETEMVIAAVLFTVVIVTVALFFNDLFAITFDEELARSSGIRADRINAVLVLMTALTVVLAMKVVGIMLISALLILPAVTALQVARGFTTTILTAAAAAVCSVVLGIFASFALNLPSGGTIVMVSLLLFALAFIIKKFRRT; encoded by the coding sequence ATGGATATAAACGAAATACTCAGCTACGGGTTCATGCAGCGCGCTCTTGTTACGGGGGTGCTGATCGCTGTTCTCTGCGCGATTCTCGGGGTCTTCCTCGTTCTTCGCCGGTTCTCGCTGATCGGGGACGGCCTCGCCCATGTCACCTTCGGCAGTGTGGCGCTGGCGCTCCTGCTGCGCATATCCCCGGGGTATGTTACGGTGGCCGCCATTCCCCTCGTGCTCCTCTCCTCCCTCGGAATCCTCAAACTCAGCGAAAAGGCCCGCGTCTTCGGCGACGCCGCCATCGGCATCGTCTCCTCCCTCGGCATCGCCCTGGGCGTGCTCCTGGCGAGCGTGGCAGGCGGATTCAACGTCGATCTCTTCAGCTACCTGTTCGGCAACATCCTCTCCATCAGCGAAACCGAGATGGTGATCGCCGCAGTACTTTTCACCGTCGTCATCGTTACCGTCGCCCTCTTCTTCAACGACCTCTTCGCCATCACCTTCGACGAGGAGCTGGCCCGAAGCAGCGGCATAAGGGCCGACAGAATCAATGCCGTTCTGGTCCTGATGACGGCCCTTACCGTCGTGCTGGCCATGAAGGTTGTGGGGATCATGCTGATCTCCGCCCTCCTCATACTTCCTGCTGTCACCGCGCTTCAGGTCGCACGCGGCTTCACCACTACCATCCTCACTGCCGCCGCTGCTGCGGTCTGCTCAGTCGTCCTCGGCATTTTCGCATCCTTTGCGTTGAACCTCCCCTCCGGCGGCACCATCGTGATGGTCAGCCTGCTCCTGTTCGCACTGGCCTTCATCATCAAGAAATTCCGCAGGACGTAG
- a CDS encoding metal ABC transporter ATP-binding protein encodes MQVDLLAVKNLSFSYNTLQVLRDVSFSVRAGDYLGIVGPNGSGKSTLVRTLLGLSSLQQGSVELFGTELSEFREWRRVGYLPQRLHSMNQNFPATVEEIVSLGLLASKRFPKRRAREDVAAIDRTLAHMGIGHIKRRLFGDLSGGQQQRVLLGRALVSEPDLLILDEPTTALDPETRENFFQLLKHINRDHNTTVVLVTHDTWSIGSYANRFLYIDKRVIFDGSFDEFCRSEEMTAFFGEYAQHMICHRH; translated from the coding sequence ATGCAGGTAGATCTGCTGGCAGTGAAAAACCTTTCCTTCAGCTACAACACGCTTCAGGTGCTGAGGGATGTCTCCTTCAGCGTACGTGCGGGGGATTACCTCGGCATCGTCGGCCCCAACGGCTCCGGAAAGAGCACCCTCGTGCGGACCCTCCTCGGGCTCTCGTCGCTTCAGCAGGGGAGCGTCGAGCTTTTCGGCACAGAGCTTTCCGAGTTCCGTGAATGGCGACGGGTAGGCTACCTTCCCCAGCGCCTTCATTCCATGAACCAGAACTTTCCGGCGACGGTGGAGGAGATCGTGAGCCTCGGCCTTCTCGCCTCCAAACGGTTTCCGAAACGCAGAGCGCGGGAAGACGTCGCCGCCATCGACCGTACCCTGGCCCACATGGGTATAGGCCATATCAAGAGGAGGCTCTTCGGGGATCTCTCCGGGGGGCAGCAGCAACGGGTGCTCCTGGGGCGAGCGCTTGTGAGCGAGCCGGACCTCCTCATCCTCGACGAGCCGACAACTGCTCTTGACCCCGAGACCAGGGAGAATTTCTTCCAGCTCCTCAAGCACATAAACCGGGACCACAACACCACCGTGGTGCTGGTCACCCACGATACCTGGAGCATCGGCAGTTACGCCAACAGGTTCCTCTACATCGACAAGCGGGTGATCTTCGACGGCTCCTTCGACGAGTTCTGCCGGTCCGAAGAGATGACGGCGTTTTTTGGGGAGTATGCGCAGCATATGATCTGCCACCGGCATTAA
- a CDS encoding metal ABC transporter solute-binding protein, Zn/Mn family, producing MRRGGLNALYLMLVVAIALLSACSRGEEKARGGELQVVATLFPIYDFARQVGGDKVEVRLLLPPGMEAHSFEPRPEDILRMNRADLFLYTNKYMEPWGAKLLAGISNKRLLVVEAGAGASLLPAGDAEPGEGHAGHGHGEGMDPHIWLDVDNARKMVDNIADGFARQDPANREVYLRNAAAYKAKLAALDERFRSRLSNCSTRMFMHGGHFAFGYLAKRYGLTYFSAYAISANAEPSPKKVMELVNRIREHNLRAIFYEELISPAMAETISRETGAELVKVHGIHNVSRDEMDRGVTYLSLMEQNLESLAKGLQCR from the coding sequence ATGAGGCGAGGGGGACTGAACGCGCTATATCTTATGCTGGTGGTTGCGATAGCTCTTCTTTCCGCGTGCAGCAGGGGTGAGGAGAAGGCACGGGGGGGGGAGCTCCAGGTGGTGGCAACCCTGTTCCCCATCTATGATTTCGCCCGCCAGGTGGGGGGGGATAAGGTCGAGGTGCGGCTCCTGCTTCCGCCGGGAATGGAAGCTCACAGCTTCGAGCCCCGGCCGGAGGACATCCTCCGGATGAATCGGGCGGACCTCTTTCTGTACACAAACAAATACATGGAGCCTTGGGGCGCCAAGCTCCTCGCCGGCATCTCCAACAAACGGCTCCTGGTGGTCGAGGCGGGGGCGGGGGCGAGCCTTCTGCCGGCGGGGGACGCGGAGCCCGGGGAAGGGCACGCGGGGCACGGCCACGGTGAGGGGATGGACCCGCACATCTGGCTCGATGTGGACAACGCCCGCAAGATGGTGGACAACATAGCTGACGGCTTTGCCCGCCAGGACCCGGCGAACAGGGAGGTCTATCTCCGTAACGCCGCCGCCTACAAGGCAAAGCTTGCGGCGCTCGACGAGAGATTCCGTTCCCGGCTCTCGAACTGCAGCACCCGAATGTTCATGCATGGCGGACACTTTGCGTTTGGCTACCTGGCAAAACGGTACGGCCTCACCTATTTCTCCGCCTACGCCATTTCCGCCAATGCCGAACCTTCACCGAAGAAGGTGATGGAACTGGTGAACCGGATCAGGGAGCACAACCTGCGCGCGATATTCTACGAGGAGCTCATATCTCCCGCCATGGCGGAGACAATCTCGCGGGAGACAGGGGCGGAGCTGGTGAAGGTCCACGGCATCCACAACGTGAGCAGGGACGAGATGGACCGTGGGGTCACCTATCTCTCCCTTATGGAGCAGAACCTGGAGAGCCTGGCGAAGGGGCTGCAATGCAGGTAG
- a CDS encoding Fur family transcriptional regulator, whose translation MKTLHNRALKDLRLKSTPKRLAILDLLAQETVYVSPEDIWHKLKGEFSRIGLPTVYRNLEELAGGGVISKVIHPNRQLYYYFCPRQEHHHHFICLSCRRVEDVDFCGMDEIERQVSEEIGGRVLSHIVQVNGLCRDCAVDAAAARSGEGI comes from the coding sequence ATGAAAACCTTGCACAATCGCGCGCTCAAGGACCTTCGCCTGAAGAGCACGCCCAAACGGCTCGCCATCCTCGACCTGCTGGCACAGGAGACAGTCTACGTCAGTCCCGAAGATATCTGGCACAAGCTCAAAGGGGAGTTCAGCCGGATCGGTCTGCCTACGGTGTACCGTAATCTGGAGGAACTGGCAGGCGGGGGAGTGATAAGCAAAGTTATCCACCCGAACCGCCAGCTCTACTATTACTTCTGCCCCCGGCAGGAGCACCACCACCACTTTATCTGCCTTTCGTGCCGAAGGGTGGAGGACGTGGACTTCTGCGGCATGGATGAGATAGAGCGGCAGGTGAGCGAGGAGATTGGGGGACGTGTGCTTTCCCATATCGTGCAGGTGAACGGCCTGTGCCGGGATTGCGCCGTGGACGCGGCCGCTGCACGAAGCGGGGAGGGTATATGA
- a CDS encoding AraC family transcriptional regulator, which translates to MAQKPLIVIADEDEESFYRALPLWEERVEFHPLSRPFSFLHLPDPDLMLIDCGDNTAKGLDLLTQSKRERTDVPVILIAEPAEGGGDETAVAAYRLGARHFLEKPVGLFRLKETVEELLRIKRSSRERREPTAAGYGAAHQNPDMQPDIPPSLLRAIQLMEKKLAEPLNIDMLADAAGMSRYHFCRVFKKSIGVTPMTLVSRLRIERAKELLRRGKPVSLICMEVGYNDLSHFIRQFKRSVKCTPGAYRARTAGYGYRAGTSDRTLHT; encoded by the coding sequence ATGGCGCAGAAACCGCTGATTGTCATCGCCGATGAAGATGAAGAAAGCTTCTACCGCGCACTTCCCCTCTGGGAGGAACGGGTGGAGTTTCACCCGCTCTCCCGTCCCTTCTCTTTCCTGCACCTCCCCGACCCGGACCTGATGCTGATCGACTGCGGCGACAACACGGCCAAGGGCCTGGACCTGCTCACACAGAGCAAACGCGAACGAACCGACGTGCCCGTAATCCTGATAGCGGAACCTGCTGAAGGAGGAGGAGATGAAACCGCAGTCGCGGCGTATCGACTGGGAGCGCGTCATTTTTTAGAGAAGCCGGTGGGGCTTTTCCGGCTGAAGGAGACTGTCGAAGAGCTGCTGCGCATCAAGCGCTCAAGCCGGGAGAGGCGCGAGCCCACCGCCGCAGGATATGGAGCTGCACATCAAAACCCGGACATGCAGCCGGACATACCCCCGAGCCTGCTGCGGGCAATACAGCTCATGGAGAAGAAGCTGGCAGAACCACTAAACATCGACATGCTGGCGGATGCGGCCGGAATGAGCAGGTACCATTTCTGCCGGGTCTTCAAGAAAAGCATCGGGGTTACCCCAATGACGCTCGTCTCCCGCCTGCGAATCGAGCGTGCGAAGGAACTGCTTCGCCGGGGAAAACCGGTTTCACTCATCTGCATGGAGGTGGGTTATAATGACTTGAGCCACTTCATCAGGCAGTTCAAGCGCTCCGTCAAGTGCACCCCCGGAGCGTACCGTGCCCGGACGGCAGGCTACGGGTACCGCGCCGGGACCAGTGACAGAACCCTTCATACGTAA
- a CDS encoding aldehyde ferredoxin oxidoreductase C-terminal domain-containing protein: protein MNYEKTPLTRGYANRILAIDVGSGEMRAEMLDPQVRDYFIGGRGLGLYLLHRAITPETSPRDSGNPLILANGPLGGIPQFPGTAKAMAVSLSPLTGIPGVSNFGGYFGAFLKYAGFDALQVTGKADRDVMIVIDGLKGNVYITDAPADDEAFDLERDIAGRFVSEGCDKRHIAFMTTGVGAANTTYGCINSHYFDVTKPVNGGKGLFRTKQAGRTGIGSVMRDKRIGAIVVLADYPHGDNPYGAADWEKVKGSGARLHKVVKEVDPQSLKMYRKGSAGLITFMSKEEYQSLPVNNYQGGSDPRAVQICGKYYAEHLFEHRGMDGCFPGCNLQCTKGGWVTLVSGAHKGQKVWVDGPEYETAAGFGSNLGIWSAEFVMEANWHCDNYGIDTISTCVIMSFLMECFQRGYLVKEDAEGLELVWGDEEAALTFLHQLAHGETELARIAGGGMQPLVGWIAGRCRLRTGSDVTPELEIFAMQTKGLPFSLYRTHRSLSMQGSYAAASDIGAHHAAAWLIKADLLGAFPSFQEKARALMTYPRVRLGNDNLGLCKLPWVDVFNPDSATRTGTDIHINPASQEIYADFYNGMLGTDLTWEEIFARTDRDINLQRVMNVMRYGSATRSHDWIPDRAIGPTEDSLYETERGYNDTELAEALGRDVSGMLTSEKRRLLMEHRKNELRKLIQVYYEERGWNEEGIPRIETLQELGLWDFLTEETKGRLMELLRAGSKASCGAGCCSTAC from the coding sequence ATGAACTATGAGAAGACGCCGCTTACGCGCGGCTATGCCAACAGGATACTTGCCATCGACGTCGGCAGCGGCGAAATGAGAGCGGAAATGCTGGACCCCCAGGTGCGGGACTACTTCATCGGCGGCCGCGGCCTTGGCCTCTACCTCCTCCATCGGGCGATCACCCCTGAGACTTCCCCCCGCGACTCGGGTAACCCCCTCATTCTCGCCAACGGCCCCCTTGGCGGAATCCCGCAATTTCCCGGGACTGCAAAAGCGATGGCCGTTTCCCTCTCCCCCCTCACCGGCATCCCCGGCGTCTCCAATTTCGGCGGGTACTTCGGCGCCTTCCTGAAATATGCCGGTTTCGACGCCCTCCAGGTCACGGGAAAAGCCGACAGGGACGTGATGATCGTCATCGACGGACTGAAGGGTAACGTGTACATCACCGACGCTCCTGCCGATGACGAGGCCTTCGACCTCGAGCGGGATATCGCGGGCAGGTTCGTCTCCGAAGGGTGCGACAAACGCCATATTGCCTTCATGACCACCGGCGTTGGGGCCGCCAACACCACATACGGCTGTATCAACAGCCACTACTTCGATGTGACGAAGCCGGTAAACGGCGGGAAGGGGCTCTTCCGCACGAAGCAGGCGGGGAGGACCGGCATCGGCAGCGTCATGCGGGACAAGCGGATCGGCGCCATCGTCGTCCTCGCTGACTACCCCCACGGCGACAATCCCTACGGCGCGGCCGACTGGGAAAAGGTGAAGGGCTCGGGAGCGCGGCTCCACAAGGTGGTTAAGGAGGTTGACCCCCAGTCCCTCAAGATGTACCGGAAGGGGAGCGCCGGGCTCATCACCTTCATGAGCAAGGAGGAGTATCAGTCGCTTCCCGTCAACAACTACCAGGGGGGCTCCGACCCGCGTGCCGTGCAGATCTGCGGCAAGTACTACGCCGAGCACCTATTCGAGCACCGGGGAATGGACGGCTGCTTTCCCGGCTGCAACCTCCAGTGCACCAAGGGGGGGTGGGTGACCCTCGTTTCCGGAGCCCACAAGGGGCAGAAGGTATGGGTGGACGGCCCGGAGTACGAGACCGCCGCCGGCTTCGGCTCCAACCTCGGCATCTGGAGCGCCGAGTTCGTGATGGAAGCAAACTGGCACTGCGACAACTATGGCATCGACACCATCTCCACCTGCGTGATCATGTCTTTCCTCATGGAGTGCTTTCAGCGGGGCTACCTGGTGAAGGAGGATGCGGAGGGGCTTGAGCTAGTGTGGGGGGACGAGGAGGCGGCGCTGACCTTCCTCCACCAGCTTGCCCACGGTGAGACCGAGCTTGCCAGGATAGCGGGGGGCGGAATGCAGCCGCTGGTCGGCTGGATCGCCGGGCGCTGCCGGTTGCGTACCGGTAGCGACGTGACCCCCGAGCTGGAAATCTTTGCCATGCAGACGAAAGGGCTTCCCTTCTCCCTCTACCGGACCCATCGTTCCCTCTCGATGCAGGGCTCTTACGCCGCAGCCAGCGACATCGGCGCTCACCATGCCGCTGCGTGGCTCATCAAGGCAGACCTGCTCGGCGCCTTCCCCTCTTTCCAGGAGAAGGCCCGCGCCCTCATGACCTATCCCCGCGTGCGACTCGGCAACGACAACCTGGGGCTCTGCAAGCTTCCGTGGGTCGATGTCTTCAACCCCGACTCGGCCACCCGCACCGGCACCGACATACATATCAATCCAGCCTCCCAGGAGATCTATGCCGACTTCTACAACGGAATGCTCGGCACCGACCTCACGTGGGAGGAGATCTTCGCCCGCACCGACCGGGACATCAACCTCCAGCGGGTGATGAACGTCATGCGCTACGGTTCCGCGACACGAAGCCACGACTGGATTCCCGACCGGGCCATCGGCCCGACGGAGGATTCCCTCTATGAAACGGAGCGGGGGTACAACGACACCGAGCTGGCAGAAGCCCTCGGCAGGGATGTCTCGGGAATGCTTACTTCCGAAAAGCGTCGCCTCCTGATGGAGCACCGGAAGAATGAGCTCCGCAAGCTCATCCAGGTCTACTATGAGGAACGCGGGTGGAATGAGGAGGGGATTCCGCGCATCGAGACCCTGCAGGAACTCGGTTTGTGGGATTTTCTGACGGAGGAGACGAAGGGGAGGCTGATGGAGCTGCTGCGTGCGGGTTCCAAGGCTTCCTGTGGGGCGGGGTGTTGTTCTACAGCGTGCTGA
- a CDS encoding YqjF family protein, with translation MPHASDRLSVRRPGKRLPLATQSWENVLFLHWKVPPRELAKLLPGPLALDLHEGEAWVGLVLLTVLNVSPVLGVPLPWLSDFHQANLRTYVHLDGVPGIWFFSTDSDSALAVSGLRKFFHLPYYKATCHQSRDGRRLRFESHRRDPSGADVSVVWHPTDHIGQPIAGTTEFFLLERYYHYAADGGKLYRGKIFHHPWDVHRAHITRFQSTIVQAQSLPAPAGMPMAHYASRMENVRVWPMEEV, from the coding sequence TTGCCACATGCATCAGACCGGCTCTCGGTCCGCCGGCCCGGGAAGCGGTTGCCTCTCGCTACCCAGAGCTGGGAAAACGTCCTCTTCCTGCACTGGAAAGTTCCGCCGCGGGAACTGGCCAAGCTTCTGCCGGGCCCCCTTGCGCTCGACCTCCATGAGGGTGAGGCGTGGGTCGGACTCGTCCTTCTGACGGTGCTGAACGTTTCTCCGGTCCTGGGCGTTCCGCTTCCCTGGTTGAGCGATTTTCATCAGGCAAACCTGCGGACGTACGTTCATCTTGACGGCGTGCCCGGCATCTGGTTTTTCTCCACCGATTCCGACAGCGCACTGGCAGTTTCCGGCCTGAGGAAGTTCTTTCATCTTCCCTACTACAAGGCAACCTGCCACCAGTCCCGCGACGGCCGCCGCCTCCGCTTCGAATCGCATCGCCGCGACCCGTCCGGGGCGGATGTCTCAGTGGTGTGGCACCCCACCGACCACATCGGGCAGCCGATTGCGGGAACCACCGAATTTTTCCTTCTCGAACGTTACTACCACTACGCCGCGGATGGGGGAAAGCTTTACCGGGGAAAGATATTTCACCACCCGTGGGACGTGCATCGCGCTCACATCACCAGGTTCCAGTCAACCATCGTGCAGGCGCAGAGCCTTCCGGCGCCGGCGGGCATGCCTATGGCGCATTATGCTTCACGGATGGAAAATGTACGGGTGTGGCCCATGGAGGAGGTCTAG
- a CDS encoding DsbA family protein: MNGSQTLEVFSDYVCPFCWLAEPALEELQRAEPQLRIEWRAFELRPHTVPTLDPNDSYLVRIWEEMVYPMAEKLGVTMHLPPVQPRSRVAHQAALHAKAVGRFPEYHREIFRAFFERGEDIGQPDVLVALAEKLGMDGQRLRQVLVSGEMTDGVMADHWLAERNGINVVPAFLVDRKRLATGLQPTGALIDLVKG; encoded by the coding sequence ATGAACGGATCGCAAACACTTGAAGTTTTCTCCGATTACGTCTGCCCCTTCTGCTGGCTGGCCGAGCCGGCCCTCGAAGAGCTCCAGCGCGCCGAACCGCAGTTGCGCATAGAATGGCGCGCCTTCGAACTTCGGCCGCACACGGTGCCCACCCTGGACCCCAACGATTCCTATCTGGTCCGGATCTGGGAGGAAATGGTCTATCCGATGGCCGAGAAGCTCGGCGTCACCATGCACCTTCCCCCTGTGCAGCCCCGGTCCCGGGTGGCCCATCAGGCGGCCCTCCATGCCAAGGCAGTCGGACGTTTTCCCGAGTATCACCGGGAGATCTTCCGGGCATTTTTCGAGCGCGGAGAAGACATCGGGCAGCCGGATGTTCTGGTAGCCCTTGCCGAGAAACTGGGCATGGACGGGCAGCGCCTCCGTCAGGTGCTCGTTTCGGGGGAGATGACCGACGGCGTGATGGCAGACCACTGGCTCGCCGAGCGCAACGGGATCAACGTCGTCCCAGCCTTCCTGGTGGATCGGAAGCGGCTTGCGACGGGTCTGCAGCCGACCGGCGCATTGATCGACCTGGTCAAGGGGTAA